A stretch of Castanea sativa cultivar Marrone di Chiusa Pesio chromosome 2, ASM4071231v1 DNA encodes these proteins:
- the LOC142624644 gene encoding putative 1-deoxy-D-xylulose-5-phosphate synthase, chloroplastic isoform X1 — MALCAFSFPAHVSRAAASDPQKVASFSSHFTFGTDLQCQFQHKLNQVRKRPGGVCASLSEKDEYHSQRPPTPLLDTINYPIHMKNLSVKELKQLSDELRSDVIFNVSKTGGHLGSSLGVVELTVALHYVFNAPQDRILWDVGHQSYPHKILTGRRGKMHTIRQTNGLAGFTKRSESEYDCFGTGHSSTTISAGLGMAVGRDLKGRRNNVVAVIGDGAMTAGQAYEAMNNAGYLDSDMIVILNDNKQVSLPTATLDGPIPPVGALSSALSRLQSNRPLRELREVAKGVTKQIGGPMHELAAKVDEYARGMISGSGSSLFEELGLYYIGPVDGHNIDDLISILKEVKSTKTTGPVLIHVVTEKGRGYPYAEKAADKYHGVAKFDPATGKQFKTKAPTQSFTTYFAEALIAEAEIDKDIVAIHAAMGGGTGLNLFLRRFPTRCFDVGIAEQHAVTFAAGLACEGVKPFCAIYSSFMQRAYDQAIHDVDLQKLPVRFAMDRAGLVGADGPTHCGAFDVTFMACLPNMVVMAPSDEAELFHMVATAAAIDDRPSCFRYPRGNGVGVQLPPGNKGIPLEVGKGRILIEGERVALLGYGTAVQSCLAAASLVESRDLSVTVADARFCKPLDRALIRSLAKSHEYLITVEEGSIGGFGSHVAQFLALDGLLDGEVKWRPLVLPDRYIDHGSPADQLTEAGLTPYHIAATVFNIIGKTREALEIMS; from the exons ATGGCTCTTTGTGCATTTTCTTTTCCTGCCCATGTGAGCAGAGCAGCAGCTTCAGATCCTCAGAAAGTTGCTTCATTTTCATCTCACTTTACCTTTGGAACGGATCTACAGTGCCAATTTCAGCACAAGCTCAATCAG GTCAGGAAAAGGCCTGGTGGGGTTTGTGCATCACTTTCAGAAAAAGATGAGTATCACTCACAGAGACCGCCAACTCCTTTATTGGATACCATAAACTATCCAATTCACATGAAAAATCTATCTGTGAAG GAGCTGAAGCAACTCTCAGATGAACTGCGGTCTGATGTTATCTTTAATGTTTCTAAAACTGGAGGTCACCTTGGCTCAAGCCTTGGTGTTGTTGAGCTCACTGTGGCTCTCCACTATGTCTTTAATGCCCCTCAAGATAGGATATTATGGGATGTTGGTCATCAG TCTTACCCACACAAGATCTTGACTGGGAGAAGAGGTAAGATGCACACTATCAGGCAGACAAATGGGTTAGCAGGGTTCACAAAGCGCTCAGAGAGTGAATATGATTGCTTTGGCACTGGTCACAGTTCTACCACCATCTCAGCTGGACTGG GAATGGCTGTGGGGAGGGATCTAAAAGGAAGGAGGAATAATGTAGTTGCTGTTATAGGTGACGGTGCCATGACTGCAGGGCAAGCATATGAAGCCATGAACAACGCTGGGTACCTTGACTCGGACATGATTGTTATTCTTAATGACAATAAACAGGTTTCGTTACCTACTGCTACTCTAGATGGGCCAATACCACCTGTAGGAGCTTTAAGCAGTGCTCTCAGTAGGTTGCAATCGAACAGGCCTCTCAGAGAACTAAGAGAGGTTGCCAAG GGAGTTACTAAACAAATTGGTGGTCCCATGCATGAACTGGCTGCTAAAGTTGATGAATATGCCCGTGGGATGATCAGTGGTTCCGGATCTTCACTTTTCGAAGAGCTTGGACTCTATTATATAGGTCCTGTTGATGGTCACAACATAGATGATCTTATTTCCATTCTCAAAGAGGTCAAAAGTACGAAAACAACGGGTCCAGTTCTGATCCATGTTGTTACTGAGAAAGGCCGGGGATACCCATATGCAGAGAAAGCAGCAGACAAGTATCATG GAGTGGCCAAATTTGACCCAGCAACTGGAAAGCAATTCAAAACCAAGGCACCCACACAGTCTTTCACAACATATTTTGCAGAGGCTTTGATTGCAGAAGCAGAAATTGACAAAGATATTGTTGCAATCCATGCTGCAATGGGAGGCGGAACAGGCTTGAATCTCTTTCTACGCCGTTTCCCAACAAGATGCTTTGATGTTGGGATAGCAGAACAACATGCAGTTACTTTTGCTGCAGGTCTGGCCTGTGAAGGTGTTAAACCTTTCTGTGCAATTTATTCATCTTTCATGCAAAGGGCTTATGACCAGGCAA TACATGATGTGGATTTGCAGAAATTGCCAGTGAGATTTGCAATGGACAGAGCTGGACTGGTTGGAGCAGATGGTCCCACACATTGTGGGGCTTTTGATGTCACCTTTATGGCCTGCCTCCCCAACATGGTGGTTATGGCTCCTTCTGATGAGGCAGAGCTCTTTCACATGGTTGCCACTGCCGCTGCAATAGATGACCGGCCCAGTTGTTTCCGATACCCAAGAGGGAATGGGGTTGGTGTTCAGCTACCACCTGGGAATAAAGGCATTCCCCTTGAG GTTGGAAAAGGCAGGATACTGATAGAGGGTGAAAGAGTGGCACTTTTGGGCTATGGAACAGCAGTTCAGAGTTGTTTGGCTGCAGCATCTTTAGTGGAATCCCGTGACTTAAGCGTCACAGTTGCAGATGCGCGCTTTTGCAAACCACTGGATCGTGCCCTTATTCGCAGCTTAGCAAAATCACATGAGTACTTAATTACAGTTGAAGAAGGATCAATTGGGGGATTTGGGTCTCATGTTGCTCAGTTCCTGGCCCTTGATGGCCTTCTTGATGGCGAAGTAAAG TGGAGACCTCTGGTTCTGCCTGATCGGTACATTGACCATGGATCACCCGCTGATCAATTGACTGAAGCGGGCCTTACACCATATCATATTGCAGCAACAGTGTTCAATATAATTGGAAAAACAAGAGAGGCACTGGAGATCATGTCTTAA
- the LOC142624644 gene encoding putative 1-deoxy-D-xylulose-5-phosphate synthase, chloroplastic isoform X2 — translation MALCAFSFPAHVSRAAASDPQKVASFSSHFTFGTDLQCQFQHKLNQVRKRPGGVCASLSEKDEYHSQRPPTPLLDTINYPIHMKNLSVKELKQLSDELRSDVIFNVSKTGGHLGSSLGVVELTVALHYVFNAPQDRILWDVGHQSYPHKILTGRRGKMHTIRQTNGLAGFTKRSESEYDCFGTGHSSTTISAGLGMAVGRDLKGRRNNVVAVIGDGAMTAGQAYEAMNNAGYLDSDMIVILNDNKQVSLPTATLDGPIPPVGALSSALSRLQSNRPLRELREVAKGVTKQIGGPMHELAAKVDEYARGMISGSGSSLFEELGLYYIGPVDGHNIDDLISILKEVKSTKTTGPVLIHVVTEKGRGYPYAEKAADKYHGVAKFDPATGKQFKTKAPTQSFTTYFAEALIAEAEIDKDIVAIHAAMGGGTGLNLFLRRFPTRCFDVGIAEQHAVTFAAGLACEGVKPFCAIYSSFMQRAYDQVVHDVDLQKLPVRFAMDRAGLVGADGPTHCGAFDVTFMACLPNMVVMAPSDEAELFHMVATAAAIDDRPSCFRYPRGNGVGVQLPPGNKGIPLEVGKGRILIEGERVALLGYGTAVQSCLAAASLVESRDLSVTVADARFCKPLDRALIRSLAKSHEYLITVEEGSIGGFGSHVAQFLALDGLLDGEVKWRPLVLPDRYIDHGSPADQLTEAGLTPYHIAATVFNIIGKTREALEIMS, via the exons ATGGCTCTTTGTGCATTTTCTTTTCCTGCCCATGTGAGCAGAGCAGCAGCTTCAGATCCTCAGAAAGTTGCTTCATTTTCATCTCACTTTACCTTTGGAACGGATCTACAGTGCCAATTTCAGCACAAGCTCAATCAG GTCAGGAAAAGGCCTGGTGGGGTTTGTGCATCACTTTCAGAAAAAGATGAGTATCACTCACAGAGACCGCCAACTCCTTTATTGGATACCATAAACTATCCAATTCACATGAAAAATCTATCTGTGAAG GAGCTGAAGCAACTCTCAGATGAACTGCGGTCTGATGTTATCTTTAATGTTTCTAAAACTGGAGGTCACCTTGGCTCAAGCCTTGGTGTTGTTGAGCTCACTGTGGCTCTCCACTATGTCTTTAATGCCCCTCAAGATAGGATATTATGGGATGTTGGTCATCAG TCTTACCCACACAAGATCTTGACTGGGAGAAGAGGTAAGATGCACACTATCAGGCAGACAAATGGGTTAGCAGGGTTCACAAAGCGCTCAGAGAGTGAATATGATTGCTTTGGCACTGGTCACAGTTCTACCACCATCTCAGCTGGACTGG GAATGGCTGTGGGGAGGGATCTAAAAGGAAGGAGGAATAATGTAGTTGCTGTTATAGGTGACGGTGCCATGACTGCAGGGCAAGCATATGAAGCCATGAACAACGCTGGGTACCTTGACTCGGACATGATTGTTATTCTTAATGACAATAAACAGGTTTCGTTACCTACTGCTACTCTAGATGGGCCAATACCACCTGTAGGAGCTTTAAGCAGTGCTCTCAGTAGGTTGCAATCGAACAGGCCTCTCAGAGAACTAAGAGAGGTTGCCAAG GGAGTTACTAAACAAATTGGTGGTCCCATGCATGAACTGGCTGCTAAAGTTGATGAATATGCCCGTGGGATGATCAGTGGTTCCGGATCTTCACTTTTCGAAGAGCTTGGACTCTATTATATAGGTCCTGTTGATGGTCACAACATAGATGATCTTATTTCCATTCTCAAAGAGGTCAAAAGTACGAAAACAACGGGTCCAGTTCTGATCCATGTTGTTACTGAGAAAGGCCGGGGATACCCATATGCAGAGAAAGCAGCAGACAAGTATCATG GAGTGGCCAAATTTGACCCAGCAACTGGAAAGCAATTCAAAACCAAGGCACCCACACAGTCTTTCACAACATATTTTGCAGAGGCTTTGATTGCAGAAGCAGAAATTGACAAAGATATTGTTGCAATCCATGCTGCAATGGGAGGCGGAACAGGCTTGAATCTCTTTCTACGCCGTTTCCCAACAAGATGCTTTGATGTTGGGATAGCAGAACAACATGCAGTTACTTTTGCTGCAGGTCTGGCCTGTGAAGGTGTTAAACCTTTCTGTGCAATTTATTCATCTTTCATGCAAAGGGCTTATGACCAG GTAGTACATGATGTGGATTTGCAGAAATTGCCAGTGAGATTTGCAATGGACAGAGCTGGACTGGTTGGAGCAGATGGTCCCACACATTGTGGGGCTTTTGATGTCACCTTTATGGCCTGCCTCCCCAACATGGTGGTTATGGCTCCTTCTGATGAGGCAGAGCTCTTTCACATGGTTGCCACTGCCGCTGCAATAGATGACCGGCCCAGTTGTTTCCGATACCCAAGAGGGAATGGGGTTGGTGTTCAGCTACCACCTGGGAATAAAGGCATTCCCCTTGAG GTTGGAAAAGGCAGGATACTGATAGAGGGTGAAAGAGTGGCACTTTTGGGCTATGGAACAGCAGTTCAGAGTTGTTTGGCTGCAGCATCTTTAGTGGAATCCCGTGACTTAAGCGTCACAGTTGCAGATGCGCGCTTTTGCAAACCACTGGATCGTGCCCTTATTCGCAGCTTAGCAAAATCACATGAGTACTTAATTACAGTTGAAGAAGGATCAATTGGGGGATTTGGGTCTCATGTTGCTCAGTTCCTGGCCCTTGATGGCCTTCTTGATGGCGAAGTAAAG TGGAGACCTCTGGTTCTGCCTGATCGGTACATTGACCATGGATCACCCGCTGATCAATTGACTGAAGCGGGCCTTACACCATATCATATTGCAGCAACAGTGTTCAATATAATTGGAAAAACAAGAGAGGCACTGGAGATCATGTCTTAA